The proteins below come from a single Triticum aestivum cultivar Chinese Spring chromosome 5D, IWGSC CS RefSeq v2.1, whole genome shotgun sequence genomic window:
- the LOC123122856 gene encoding glucan endo-1,3-beta-glucosidase 1 → MHTYLPPSAARVKNCYLKKQAVTRLILLLYFILHFATVSAQQEDRNWEKQWCIADEQTPDDILQIALSWACGPGGADCTMIEPNKSCYLPNTVRDHASYAFNSYWQKYKKHGGSCYFNAAAMVTNLNPSRKSCNFEVVP, encoded by the exons ATGCATACATACTTACCACCAAGTGCAGCCAGAGTGAAGAACTGCTATCTGAAGAAGCAAGCAGTAACAAGGCTGATACTGCTACTTTATTTTATCCTTCACTTCGCCACAGTTTCGGCTCAGCAAG AGGATCGCAACTGGGAGAAGCAATGGTGCATAGCGGATGAGCAAACACCAGATGATATCCTACAGATTGCTCTTAGCTGGGCATGTGGTCCTGGAGGTGCAGATTGTACGATGATTGAGCCTAACAAATCATGTTACCTTCCCAATACAGTCAGGGACCATGCATCTTATGCCTTCAACAGCTACTGGCAAAAATACAAGAAACATGGTGGTTCTTGCTACTTCAATGCAGCTGCAATGGTCACCAACCTAAATCCAA GTCGTAAGTCATGTAACTTTGAAGTGGTGCCCTGA
- the LOC123122855 gene encoding oligopeptide transporter 3 has product MPSTKLPAADATGGKAAAQGEGEGERYPVEEVALVVPETDDPATPVMTFRAWTLGLASCVVLIFLNTFFTYRTQPLTISGILAQILVLPVGRFMASVLPDREVRLLGGRLGSFNLNPGPFNIKEHVIITIFANCGVSYGGGDAYSIGAITVMKAYYKQSLSFLCALLIVLSTQILGYGWAGMLRRFLVDPAEMWWPSNLAQVSLFRALHETKEGGKPSTGPSRMRFFLIFFFASFAYYALPGYLLPILTFFSWACWVWPRSITAQQVGSGYHGLGVGAFTLDWAGISAYHGSPLVAPWASIANTAVGFVMFIYVIVPLCYWRFNTFDARRFPIFSNQLFTAAGQKYDTTKVLTSDFDLNVAAYDSYGKLYLSPLFAISIGSGFLRFSATIVHVLLFHGADMWRQSRRAIGAAAKLDVHARLMQRYKQVPQWWFLVLLAGSIAVSLLMCFVWKEQVQLPWWGMLFAFALAFVVTLPIGVIQATTNQQPGYDIIAQFMIGYALPGKPIANLLFKIYGRISTVHALSFLADLKLGHYMKIPPRCMYTAQLVGTVVAGVVNLAVAWWMLDSIDNICDVEALHPDSPWTCPKYRVTFDASVIWGLIGPGRLFGQHGLYRNLVWLFVVGAVLPVPVWLLSRAFPEKKWIALVNVPVISYGFAGMPPATPTNIASWLVTGTVFNFFVFRYRKGWWQKYNYVLSAALDAGTAFMGVLIFFALQNAHHDLKWWGTEVDHCPLATCPTAPGIVVKGCPVF; this is encoded by the exons ATGCCGTCGACGAAGCTGCCGGCGGCCGACGCGACGGgagggaaggcggcggcgcagggggagggggagggggagcggtacccggtggaggaggtggcgctGGTGGTGCCGGAGACGGACGACCCGGCGACGCCGGTGATGACATTCCGGGCGTGGACGCTGGGGCTCGCCTCCTGCGTGGTGCTCATCTTCCTCAACACCTTCTTCACGTACCGCACGCAGCCGCTCACCATCTCGGGCATCCTGGCCCAGATCCTGGTGCTCCCCGTCGGCCGCTTCATGGCGTCCGTGCTGCCCGACCGCGAGGTCAGGCTGCTGGGCGGCCGCCTCGGGAGCTTCAACCTCAACCCGGGGCCCTTCAACATCAAGGAGCacgtcatcatcaccatcttcgCCAACTGCGGCGTCTCCTACGGCGGCGGCGACGCCTACTCCATCGGCGCCATCACCGTCATGAAGGCCTACTACAAGCAGTCGCTCAGCTTCCTCTGCGCCCTCCTCATCGTCCTCTCCACGCAG ATTCTGGGCTATGGCTGGGCTGGCATGCTGAGGAGGTTCCTGGTTGACCCTGCCGAGATGTGGTGGCCTTCCAATCTCGCCCAGGTCTCCCTCTTCAG GGCGCTGCACGAGACGAAGGAGGGCGGGAAGCCGTCGACGGGCCCGTCGAGGATGcgcttcttcctcatcttcttcttcgcgAGCTTCGCCTACTACGCGCTCCCCGGCTACCTGCTTCCCATCCTGACCTTCTTCTCGTGGGCGTGCTGGGTGTGGCCGCGCAGCATCACGGCGCAGCAGGTCGGGTCCGGCTACCACGGCCTGGGCGTGGGCGCCTTCACGCTGGACTGGGCGGGCATCTCGGCGTACCACGGCAGCCCGCTGGTGGCGCCGTGGGCGTCCATCGCCAACACGGCCGTCGGCTTCGTCATGTTCATCTACGTCATCGTGCCGCTCTGCTACTGGCGCTTCAACACCTTCGACGCCCGCCGCTTCCCCATCTTCTCCAACCAGCTCTTCACGGCGGCGGGCCAGAAGTACGACACCACCAAGGTGCTCACCAGCGACTTCGACCTCAACGTCGCCGCCTACGACAGCTACGGCAAGCTCTACCTCAGCCCGCTCTTCGCCATCTCCATCGGCTCCGGGTTCCTCCGCTTCTCCGCCACCATCGTGCACGTGCTGCTCTTCCACGGCGCCGACATGTGGCGGCAGAGCCGGAGGGCCATCGGCGCCGCGGCCAAGCTCGACGTGCACGCCAGGCTCATGCAGAGGTACAAGCAGGTGCCGCAGTGGTGGTTCCTGGTGCTGCTGGCGGGGAGCATCGCCGTGTCGCTGCTCATGTGCTTCGTGTGGAAGGAGCAGGTGCAGCTGCCATGGTGGGGCATGCTCTTCGCCTTCGCGCTCGCGTTCGTGGTCACCCTCCCCATCGGCGTCATCCAGGCCACCACCAACCAG CAACCCGGGTACGACATCATCGCGCAGTTCATGATCGGCTACGCGCTGCCCGGCAAGCCCATCGCCAACCTGCTCTTCAAGATCTACGGCCGGATCAGCACCGTGCACGCGCTCTCCTTCCTCGCCGACCTCAAGCTCGGCCACTACATGAAGATCCCTCCACGCTGCATGTACACCGCCCAG CTGGTGGGCACGGTGGTGGCCGGCGTGGTGAACCTGGCAGTGGCGTGGTGGATGCTGGACAGCATCGACAACATCTGCGACGTGGAGGCGCTGCACCCGGACAGCCCCTGGACGTGCCCAAAGTACCGGGTCACCTTCGACGCGTCGGTGATCTGGGGCCTCATcgggccggggcgcctcttcggcCAACACGGGCTGTACCGGAACCTGGTGTGGCTGTTCGTGGTGGGCGCCGTGCTGCCGGTGCCGGTGTGGCTGCTGAGCAGGGCGTTCCCGGAGAAGAAGTGGATCGCGCTCGTCAACGTGCCCGTCATCTCCTACGGCTTCGCCGGGATGCCGCCGGCCACGCCCACCAACATCGCCAGCTGGCTCGTCACCGGCACCGTCTTCAACTTCTTCGTCTTCAGGTACCGCAAGGGGTGGTGGCAGAAGTACAACTACGTGCTGTCGGCGGCGCTCGACGCCGGCACCGCCTTCATGGGGGTGCTCATCTTCTTCGCGCTCCAGAACGCGCACCACGACCTCAAGTGGTGGGGCACCGAGGTCGACCACtgcccgctcgccacctgccccacCGCGCCCGGCATCGTCGTCAAGGGCTGCCCGGTCTTCTGA
- the LOC123122854 gene encoding protein TORNADO 1, which translates to MGDGIIMAPSPSNQEYIRDVAEIDLQEYKDIENIAFYQVAANSGSGLSMESERSLRIHICTDQNGVNFLLEFLHHLVDSKESYRGVTNLLFHGIEWQPEAIQLLCSYLGPGSNVKHVEFQKNVFSTKSAVALVPLSEMLQRNNTLKAVVFNDCRIGAAGATLLASALAKNRSVEEFQVWEDSMGSKGAEELSKMIEVNYMLKLLIILDNNSIPAAPLISAVLARNRRVEVHIWGRGRDTRGGMNNCKIVEFLPETGNMRIYSNINSTGLQRVACALAWNTTVTTLDMTGVPLKSRWTKELREVLDRNRSLKVVKLTKCCLRDKAVVYIAAGLFKNKYLESLTLDGNRFGGVGLEHLLCPLSTFSPLQTQANSTLKVLSFGGERTNIGRYGVAAILQMLETNQSLIQLAICDDASLRSSDVVNIFTTLQRNATLRILSFRGCKGVEGEAVLQTIMNTLQVNPWIEEIDLHETPLHVAGKTGQIYEKLGQNGSLVLPNDLLDLPLSAPTCCRVVLCGQELAGKSTLCSSMNQCMNSMNLPRMDARKTLKTPVEQMPFTDENKMNSIFDGNTKLTMCNLGGNEGSFALHDFMFVVLGGPSFFMIVSSLVGKPATKYPKGIDEIEWELIYWLRFLISNYRRRVSHSFRPCVTIVLTHYDKVSHLPEGLQPIAAVVQRLREDFQSHAEIYPTVFAVDSRSLVSVSKLTHHLRKTTKTITQQVPQVYEVCNDLIKILHDWRLKNKRAVIRWAEFCEICQLNIPVLRLRSRRDNVEKVDTRRRAVARSLHTLGEIIFFEELGLLVMNCEWFCRDVLSQLATLKSIKIESSGGFVHKEELEKMLQEKLRNQIPRSNWRTGASLQASDIINILLELELCYEQDPGNPHTLLLLPAILEENKGGAEKWQLTMPECRFVGRRLECEDIHMLLTSDFFPRLQVRLHNKIMCLGQQEAVYNLEKNLIYTVINGVHVKVELGMKFGSSIDVLACSDRNITDMVRLLHKFVIPAILNLSPNMTFKESILRPDCVKYLIPRRFRATQQLPLKKIKQILLSLPAESIYDYQHTWSAVESNKRLILRSGSDHARDLLSDDDFHEVLHRRYYDLQFLATELAVTPDNLQQPETIPEADVVDPSILGIARGVEMVLQRLKIIEQGIRDLKEEIASLRYYEYHLVTELHRKMDYVMNYSIQLEDRKVPQMFYLVSLDNRSKKLVTRILPGMRSLRVHMLCEFRREMHVVEDQIGCDLIQVDNQAVQSLLPYMSKFMKLLTFALKIGAHFIVGMGEMIPDLSREVVHLLDSSAMYGAASVGALGAAAMYGRARNSGANDMGEDMKAARQWLVDFLRGQGVLTGMDIAQRFGLWRVRYRDDGHIGWVCRKHIAARGDEVFELPL; encoded by the exons ATGGGTGATGGGATCATCATGGCACCATCACCATCTAACCAGGAGTATATCAGAGATGTTGCAGAAATTGATTTACAGGAGTACAAGGACATTGAGAACATCGCGTTCTACCAGGTTGCAGCAAACTCTGGATCGGGCTTGTCTATGGAAAGTGAGAGATCACTAAGGATCCATATTTGTACAGACCAGAATGGTGTCAACTTTCTGCTTGAGTTTCTGCATCATCTTGTGGATTCGAAAGAGAGCTACAGAGGCGTGACTAATCTCCTTTTTCATGGTATTGAATGGCAGCCTGAAGCAATCCAACTTCTCTGTTCATACTTAGGCCCAGGCTCGAATGTGAAGCATGTGGAGTTCCAAAAAAATGTGTTTAGCACAAAATCAGCTGTTGCTTTAGTCCCACTCTCGGAAATGCTCCAAAGGAACAACACCTTGAAAGCAGTTGTTTTCAATGATTGTAGAATTGGAGCTGCTGGAGCGACACTGCTTGCGTCAGCTTTGGCAAAGAACAGAAGTGTGGAAGAGTTTCAAGTATGGGAAGACTCCATGGGCTCCAAGGGAGCAGAAGAACTCTCCAAGATGATTGAGGTGAACTATATGTTGAAGCTGCTGATTATACTTGACAACAACTCCATTCCAGCGGCTCCGCTTATCTCTGCTGTGCTGGCACGCAACCGCAGAGTGGAGGTGCATATATGGGGACGCGGTCGTGATACAAGAGGTGGCATGAACAACTGTAAAATTGTTGAGTTCCTGCCAGAAACTGGAAACATGAGGATTTACAGCAATATCAATTCTACAGGCCTGCAACGGGTTGCTTGTGCTTTGGCGTGGAACACCACGGTGACAACATTGGACATGACAGGTGTCCCTCTGAAGTCCAGATGGACCAAAGAACTTAGAGAGGTCCTCGACCGGAATAGGAGCCTAAAAGTTGTCAAACTTACCAAGTGTTGCCTCAGGGACAAAGCAGTGGTGTATATAGCTGCAGGACTGTTCAAGAACAAGTATTTAGAGAGCTTGACTTTGGATGGGAATCGCTTTGGTGGAGTTGGATTGGAGCATTTGTTATGCCCTCTTAGCACATTCTCACCACTTCAGACACAAGCCAAttccactttgaaggttttgagtTTTGGGGGAGAGAGAACaaatataggtagatatggtgtggCTGCAATCTTGCAGATGTTGGAGACAAACCAGAGCCTTATTCAGCTGGCAATATGTGATGATGCAAGCCTGAGATCAAGTGATGTTGTCAATATCTTTACAACCTTACAAAGGAATGCCACTCTTCGAATTTTGTCATTCAGAGGGTGCAAGGGAGTTGAGGGGGAAGCAGTCTTACAGACCATTATGAATACTTTGCAGGTCAATCCATGGATTGAAGAAATTGATCTTCATGAAACACCTTTGCATGTTGCAGGCAAGACAGGCCAAATTTATGAGAAACTTGGCCAGAACGGGAGTTTGGTTCTGCCAAATGATTTGCTTGATTTGCCACTAAGTGCTCCTACATGCTGCCGAGTTGTTCTGTGTGGCCAAGAATTAGCAG GTAAAAGCACGCTATGTAGCTCCATGAATCAGTGCATGAATTCAATGAATTTGCCTCGCATGGATGCAAGAAAAACTCTGAAGACTCCAGTTGAGCAGATGCCATTCACCGATGAGAATAAGATGAACTCAATCTTTGATGGCAACACAAAGTTGACAATGTGTAATCTCGGTGGAAATGAAGGAAGTTTTGCGTTGCATGATTTCATGTTCGTGGTGCTTGGTGGTCCAAGCTTTTTCATGATTGTGTCTAGTTTGGTTGGAAAGCCTGCTACTAAATATCCAAAAGGCATAGACGAGATTGAATGGGAACTCATATATTGGCTGAGGTTCTTGATTTCAAATTATAGGCGGAGAGTATCACACTCGTTTCGACCCTGTGTAACTATAGTTCTCACCCATTATGACAAGGTATCTCATTTACCAGAAGGGCTACAGCCAATTGCTGCCGTTGTACAAAGGCTCAGAGAAGACTTCCAATCACATGCAGAAATTTACCCCACTGTTTTCGCTGTTGACTCAAGATCGTTGGTTTCAGTAAGCAAACTCACTCACCACTTGCGAAAGACAACAAAGACAATAACCCAACAAGTTCCTCAAGTTTATGAAGTATGTAATGATTTGATCAAGATTTTGCATGACTGGAGGTTGAAGAATAAGAGAGCCGTGATCAGGTGGGCTGAGTTCTGCGAGATATGCCAGCTCAACATTCCAGTGCTAAGATTGAGATCGAGGCGTGATAATGTGGAGAAAGTCGACACAAGGAGACGTGCTGTTGCCAGATCACTGCATACCTTGGGTGAAATAATATTTTTTGAGGAACTTGGACTTCTGGTGATGAATTGTGAATGGTTCTGCCGAGATGTCCTCAGCCAACTAGCTACATTGAAGTCAATCAAGATAGAGAGTAGTGGTGGTTTTGTCCACAAAGAGGAGCTGGAGAAGATGCTGCAAGAGAAGCTGCGCAACCAAATTCCAAGGTCAAACTGGAGAACTGGTGCATCCTTACAGGCCAGTGACATCATAAATATATTGCTGGAACTCGAATTATGCTATGAACAGGACCCTGGGAACCCACATACATTACTCTTACTACCAGCCATTCTTGAGGAAAACAAAGGAGGGGCTGAGAAATGGCAGTTAACTATGCCGGAATGCAGATTTGTTGGAAGGCGTCTCGAATGTGAAGATATACACATGCTCCTGACAAGTGACTTCTTTCCAAGACTGCAG GTTCGTCTGCATAACAAAATCATGTGTCTTGGGCAGCAGGAAGCAGTTTATAACCTGGAGAAAAACCTTATTTATACAGTGATTAATGGTGTCCATGTAAAGGTGGAGCTGGGAATGAAGTTTGGCTCATCCATAGATGTGCTTGCATGCTCTGATAGAAATATTACGGACATGGTGAGGCTACTCCACAAGTTTGTAATCCCAGCGATACTGAACTTGTCTCCCAATATGACGTTCAAGGAAAGCATTCTCAGGCCTGACTGTGTGAAATATCTCATACCGCGAAGGTTCCGTGCAACTCAGCAGCTCCCTCTGAAAAAAATTAAGCAAATTCTACTGTCACTGCCGGCAGAAAGTATATATGATTATCAGCATACCTGGAGTGCAGTTGAAAGCAATAAAAGGCTCATCTTAAGATCAGGATCAGACCATGCCAGAGATCTGCTATCAGATGATGACTTCCATGAAGTTTTGCACCGTAGGTACTATGATTTACAGTTTCTCGCGACTGAACTCGCCGTCACCCCAGACAATCTGCAGCAGCCTGAAACCATCCCAGAAGCAGACGTGGTCGATCCCTCCATCCTGGGCATCGCGAGAGGTGTCGAGATGGTTCTCCAAAGACTGAAGATAATAGAGCAAGGAATAAGGGACCTGAAGGAAGAGATTGCTAGCCTGAGGTACTACGAGTATCACCTTGTGACCGAGCTCCACAGGAAGATGGACTACGTGATGAACTACAGCATTCAACTGGAAGACCGAAAAGTGCCCCAGATGTTCTACCTTGTCAGCCTAGACAACCGCTCCAAGAAGCTGGTCACAAGAATCCTGCCTGGCATGCGATCCCTGCGGGTGCACATGCTGTGCGAGTTCCGAAGAGAGATGCATGTGGTGGAGGATCAGATCGGGTGCGATCTGATCCAGGTGGACAACCAAGCGGTGCAGTCCCTGCTGCCCTACATGAGCAAGTTCATGAAGCTCTTGACATTCGCCCTGAAGATCGGCGCACATTTCATCGTCGGGATGGGGGAGATGATCCCTGACCTGAGCAGGGAGGTGGTGCACCTGCTCGACTCCTCAGCCATGTACGGCGCCGCGTCGGTGGGGGCTCTAGGCGCGGCAGCAATGTACGGGAGGGCGAGGAACAGCGGCGCCAATGACATGGGGGAGGACATGAAAGCGGCCAGGCAGTGGCTCGTGGATTTCCTGAGAGGACAAGGAGTTCTAACAGGGATGGACATTGCGCAGAGGTTTGGCCTGTGGCGCGTGAGGTACAGAGACGACGGCCACATTGGGTGGGTCTGCAGGAAGCACATCGCCGCGAGAGGAGACGAGGTCTTCGAGCTGCCGCTCTGA